From the genome of Deferribacteraceae bacterium V6Fe1:
ATCAAATTAAAGACGAACTTCCTCACTTAGAAAGAATAATCACTTTTGACAGGTTTTTGACCAATAAAGATTTTCCTGCAGATTCTATGCTTCAATTGATGGAGATATCAGAAGATTTGAGTGATGAAGATATTAAGAATATAGAAAATATCTACAATAATCTTGATACTAATGAGCCGGCTACGATAATTTATACTTCCGGTACTACCGGTACTCCTAAGGGTGTCGTTTTGACACATTACAATTTTATCTCAGAGATAATCTTAGGGACAAGGAAAATTCCTGAGGTGAGCAGTGATGACACTTTCTTGAGTTTTTTGCCTTTGAGTCACGTTTTGGAACGTGCTGTGGGTTATTATATCCCATTTTATAGAGGGGCAACAATTGCTTATGCAGAAAGTATCGAAAAAGTACCTGATAATATGATAGAGGTTAAGCCTACTGCAATAGTTAGTGTCCCAAGACTTTTTGAAAAGATGCACTCGAGGATATTTGAAAATATCCATTCCATGCCCACATTTAAGAAAAATCTTGTGCATAAAGGTATTAATATTTCTCAAAAATATGTTCACAAAAAATATATAGAAGGGAAAGTTGACTCTTGGCTTAGATTACAGAGAAAATTTTTTGATAAATTGATTTTTAGTAAGATAAGGGAAAGACTTGGCGGGAATATTAGATATTGTGTTTCAGGTGGTGCTCCTCTTGACAAATCTATTAATGAGTTTTTCTGGGCAATCGGTATTCCTATAATGGAAGGTTACGGTCTTACGGAAACGAGTCCTGGTGTATGTATAAATAATTTCACCCATGTAAGGTTTGGCTCTGTGGGGACGCTTTTTGAGGAAACTTATGCCAAGTTGGGTGATCAAGATGAGCTTCTTTTGAAAGGTCCGATGGTAACCAAAATAGGTTATTATAAAAATGAAGAGGCAACAAAAGAAGCTTTTACTGAAGATGGCTGGTTTAAAACAGGGGATGTAGGCAAAATAGATGAAAACGGATTTATTTATATTGTTGACAGACTGAAAGAGCTTATCATTACGGCTGGCGGCAAAAATATCGCACCGCAACCTATAGAAAATGAGCTTAAGCTTGATAAATATATAAGCAATGCTTTTGTTTACGGCGATAGAAAACCTTATCTTGTGGCAGTATTGGTGCCAAACTTTGAAAGATTATACGAATATACAAGGGAGAAAAAGTTAAACTATCTCGATGCTTCTGACCTTGTTACCAAAGATGAGATATTAAAACTTTATCAAGAAAGGGTGGATGAGGTAAATAAAAAATTAGCAAAATATGAAACAATCAAAAAATTTGTACTTGTCCCTGTAGAATTTACGGTTGATGGCGGAGAATTGACACCGACATTAAAATTGAAGAGAAGGGTGATTTATGAAAAGTACAAAGATAAGATAGAGTGTTTGTATGATGATAATGGTGATTGTTTTACTTGCACGTAAAGATAAAATGTGCTATAAAGAGATGAATGGTTATTCACTATAAAATAAATGGAGGACTATAATGAAGCAAATTAAAAAGGCTGCAGTTTTAGGTGCCGGCGTTATGGGCGCTACTATTGCTGCACACCTTGCAAATGCAGGGATTGAAGTAGTAATGCTGGATATAGTTCCAAGAGAACTTACCGAAGAAGAAAAGGGGAAAGGGCTTACCGAAAAGGATAAGGAATTTAGAAACAGGATAGTCAATAATGCGTTTAGAAACCTTGTTTCTATGAAGCCGGCTGCATTTTACTTAAAAGATTTTGCAAAGCAAATTACTGTTGGCAACCTTGAAGATGACATTCATTTGATAGGTGATTGTGATTGGATTGTTGAGGTTGTTGTTGAAAATATGGACATTAAGAAAAAACTTTTTGTAGAAAAAGTTGTGCCTAATGTAAAAAATAATGATGTTATAATTTCTACTAATACAAGCGGCTTGTCCGTTAATGCAATGGCTGAGTTTTTACCTGAAAGCTTAAGACCTAACTTTCTCGTAACTCACTTTTTTAATCCACCTAGGTATATGAGATTGATGGAGATAGTGCCTTCTAAATATACTTCCGATGAAGTAGTTAATTTTATGTCTGAATTTATCAGTAAACGTTTAGGTAAAGGTATAGTTTATGCCAAAGATACCCCTAATTTTATCGGAAACAGGATTGGCGTTTACGTAATCTACTCAGCATTTAAGCATCTGCTTGACCTTGATATGACCGTTGAAGAAGCTGATCAGGCTGCAGGGCCTGCTGTCGGTATGCCAAGGACAGCTATTTTTAAATTGGCTGACTTGGTTGGTATAGATACAATAGTGCATATTGGAAAGAACTCTTATGGATTGTTAACAGAAGATGATGAAAGAGAAATCTATAAGATTCCTGATTTTCTGCAAAAAATGGTTGATAACGGACTTTGCGGAAACAAGACAAAGCAGGGATTTTATAAGAAGGTAAAAGATGAGTCTGGCAGAAAGACGCTCTATTATGATTTGAAAGATGGAGAGTTTAAAGAGTCTGTAAAACCAAAATTCGCTTCAGTTACTCAGACTAAGCAAATAGATGATGTAAGACAGAAGATTAAAATAATGGTTAACGGGAATGATAAGGCGTCTCAGTTTGCTTGGAGACTTTTGAGGGATGGTTTGATTTATACATTTAAACGCATTCCTGAAATATCTGACGATATTGTAAATGTAGATAATGCAATGAAGTGGGGATACAACTGGGAGCTTGGACCATTTGAAATTTTTGATGCGATAGGTGTACAGGATTTTGTCAAGAAGTGTGAAAAAGATGGAGTATTTGTACCTGAAGCATTGAAAAATATCGAAGCTTTTTACAAGTTTGAAAATTCCAAGCAGTATTATTACGATATAGTAGCCGGTGAGTATAAAGAGCTTACACAAAAAGAAACTTCTATTGACCTTCAGATTTTGAAAAGGCAGGGAAGACTTGTCGAGAGTAATAAAGGCGCTTCTATTATAGATTTGGGTGACGGTGTATTCTGTCTTGAGTTTCATTCAAAAATGAACTCTATCAGTGGCGACATCCTTTCAATGACAAAGAAAGCCATTAAAAGAGCTGAAGAGGAAGGGGTTGGGCTTGTTATCGCAAATCAAGGGAAGGCATTTTCCGTTGGTGCAAACCTTGCTATGCTTGCTGTCGCAATCGCTGAGGGTGCATTTGATGATATAAATATGATGGTAAAAGCATTTCAGGATGCTGCAATGGCAATCAAATATTCTCATGTGCCTGTGGTCGCTGCACCGTTTAATATGACTTTGGGTGGCGGATGTGAATTTTGCTTACATTCTGATGCTATTAATGCACACGCTGAAACCTATATGGGCTTGGTAGAAATAGGGGTAGGTCTTCTTCCTGCCGGTGGCGGCACAAAAGAGATGGCTGTGAGGGCTATTTTAGAAGCAGAAAAATATAATACGGATGTTTCGCCGTTTATATTCAAAAATTTTATGAACATTGCCATGGCAAAAGTGTCAATTGGTGCTTATGAGCTTTATGATTTGGGCTACATGGATGACAATGACACAGTTAGTATGGATATAGACAGATTAATCTATGATGCTAAAATGAAGGTTATTGCACTTTCTAAAAATTACAGACCTAAAAAACCGCTTACAGATTTAAAAGCACCCGGCAGAAGTGTGGCTGCCAGCATTAAGAGCCAGCTCTGGAATATGAAAATGGGCGGTTTTATAACGGAATATGAAGAGTTTTTGGGTTCTACTATTGCCGATGTTATTACAGGCGGCGATGTAAATGCCGGGACACTTATTACTGAGGAGTATTTACTAAAGCTTGAAAGGGATGCTTTTGTAAAACTTTGTACTCAAAAGAAAACTATAGAGCGCATTCAACATATGTTGAAGAAAAATAAGCCTCTTAGAAATTAATTTTAGGTTTGGAGGATAAAAATGAGAAATGCATATATTGTAAAAGCATATAGGACGGCTGGTTGTAAGGCCAAAAAAGGTAAATTTAAAGATATGAGGCCTGATGATTTGGCTGCTGCTGCTATCAAGCATCTTGTTGAGCAAACTGGAATAGATGCAAAAGATATAGATGATGTAATTATCGGTTGTGCCTTCCCTGAAGGGGAGCAAGGGATGAATGTGGCAAGGGTTGCCTCATTTAAGGCTGGTCTCCCTATTGAAGTGCCTGCTGTAACGGTAAATAGATTCTGCTCAAGTGGCTTGCAAACCATTGCAAATGCAGCTGAAAGAATAATGGCAGGATTTGCAGATTGTATTATTGCAGGTGGAGCTGAGTCTATGACAATGGTTCCGATGGGTGGCAACAAATATAGTGCAAACCCTTCCCTTATGGCTTCTTGGCCTGAGACATATGCTTCAATGGGTGTTACTGCTGAGCTTGTCGCTGAGAGATATAATATTTCAAGACAAGAGCAGGATGAATTTGCTTATAACAGCCATATGAAGGCAATAAAAGCGATAAATGAAGGAAAATTTGATGATGAGATTGCACCTGTAGAAGTTGAGTATACCTCAATTGATGCTAAAAATAAGGTTAAGAAAGTTAAAGAGGTTGTAAAGATAGATGACGGTGCAAGAGCAGATACTACAATTGAAGGGCTTGCAAAATTAAAGCCTGTATTTAGAGTCAATGGCTCGGTTACTGCTGGTAATTCATCTCAAATGACAGATGGTGCAGCTGCTGTGCTGGTTGTCAGTGAAGAATATTTAAAAAAGACAGGTCTAAAGCCTATTGCAAAGTTTGTAAGCTTTGCAGTAGCCGGTGTTGAGCCGGAATATATGGGTATTGGCCCGGTTAAAGCAATACCGAAAGCTCTTAAAATGGCAAACTTGGAGTTGTCTGATATAGGGCTTATCGAACTTAATGAAGCATTTGCTGCTCAATCACTTGCAGTATTAAAGGAATTAAATATCAATCCTGAAATAGTTAACGTAAATGGCGGTGCTATTGCACTCGGTCACCCTCTTGGTTGTACCGGTTCAAAATTGACTGCAACTCTTTTAAGTGAAATGCAGAGAAGAGATGTAAAATACGGAATGGTAAGTATGTGTATTGGCGGCGGTATGGGTGCTGCCGGAATTTTTGAATTATTAAAATAATGGTTTAAAGGGGAATATTATGGAAAAGAAGCTTTTAAAAGGTGCTGAGTATTTACTTACTGAAGTTTCAAAGGAAGATATTTTTACACCTGAAGATTTTTCAGACGAGCAGAAACAGATTGCTCAAACAACAGAGGAATTTGTTACTAACGAAGTTATGCCTGATATCGAGGCTATTGATCAGCAGGACTTTGATAAAGTCGTAGCTCATATGAAAAAAAGCGGGGAGCTTGGGCTTTTAATGATTGATGCCCCTGAAGAGTACGGCGGACTTGAGCTTGATAAAGCTACAAGTATGCTTGTAGCAGAAAAGATTGCTCCAAGCGGTTCATTTTCTGTTGCATACGCAGCTCATACAGGTATCGGAACTTTACCTTTGGTTTACTACGGAACAAAAGAGCAGAAGGAAAAGTATCTTGAGAAAATAATTACAGGGGAGTGGATTGCTGCATACTGCCTAACTGAGCCAGGGAGTGGTAGTGATGCACTTGGTGCAAAAGCTACAGCAACTTTAAGTGAAGATGGAAAATATTATATATTAAACGGCACAAAGCAATTTATCACAAATGCAGGTTTTGCTGACCTTTTTACTGTTTTTGCTAAAATAGATAAAGAACATTTTACTGCATTTTTGGTTGAAAGGACTTTTGAAGGCTTAGAGCTTGGACCTGAAGAGAAAAAGATGGGTATCAAAGGCTCTTCTACACGTCAGGTTATTTTAAATAACTGTAAAGTGCCTGTAGAAAATGTTCTTGGTGAAGTCGGAAAGGGGCATAAAATTGCTTTCAACGTTCTTAACGTTGGAAGATTTAAGCTTGGCGCTGCAGTAAATGGCGCTGCTAAATATGCGCTTTCTGAAGGGATTAAATATGCAAACGAAAGGAAACAATTTAATCTTCCTATCAGCAAGTTTGGGGCAATTAAAGAAAAAATAGCCGATATGACTGCTTATGTTTATGCTTCTGAATCTCTTATTTACAGACTTGCAGGCCTTTTGGACGACAAGCTGGCAACAATCGATAAAAATATTGATAATTATTATGAAGAATATCAGAAAGGTATTGAAGAATATGCAATTGAATGTTCAATCTCAAAAGTATTCTGCTCTGATGTCCTTGCAAAAGTAGTAGATGAAGTTGTTCAAATATTTGGCGGATATGGTTTTATTCAGGAGTATCCTGCTGAAAGATTCTATAGAGATGAAAGAATCAACAGAATTTTTGAAGGGACAAATGAAGTAAACAGACTTCTTATCCCTGGAATGATGCTAAGACGTGCTATGAAAGGGGAATTACCTTTCCAGAAAGAGGCAATGAAGGCGATAGAAGCACTTATGACTCCGTCATTTGATGAAATTGATACTGAGGCACCTTTTGCCGTAGAAAAAGAATTATTGAAAAATCTAAAAACACTTTACCTTGTAGTTTCCGGTGCTGCTGCTCAGAAATTTATGGACAAAATTGTTAAAGAGCAGGAAACACTTTTAGCTTTGGCTGACATCGCTATCCAGATTTTTGCTATTGAGAGTGCTGTCCTTAGAGCTGAAAAGAATCTTGGTAAAGTTACCGAAAAGAAAGCTGCACTTATGGCTGATGCGGTTAAGGTATTTACATTTGATGCCGTTGAGATTATCGCTAAGGCTGCGAGAAAGGCAGCATTCTTTGTAGAGGAAGGGGATAACCTGATGATGATTTTAAGTGGTATCAGAAGATTTACAAAATATGATGCTACTGGACTTCTTCAGGCTAAAAGAAATTTGGCTGCTGCAGCTATTGAAACTGAAAAATACGTATTTTAATAAAGGGGCTAAAAGCCCCTTTTTCTAACTATTATGATTAAAAAATATACTGTAAACACCCCTTATCCGGTTGGGCCTGTCCATTTTTACTTAAAAAATTATGGGAAATATGATGTGCTTTTTGATACCGGGCCTTATACGGACGAAGCGAAAGAATACTTACAAAAGACTATAGATTTATCAAGATTAAAATACACCTTAGTTACTCATTGCCATGCAGACCATTACGGTTTGATTGACTTTATCCATAACAATTCTGACAGTAAAATTATACTTGCAAAGTCAGATTATTTGAGATTTGCAAGATTTGATGACAGAAAAAGATGCTTTTTAAAAATGGTGAAAGAATATGGCTTTAATGAGGCAGAGCTTTCTGCAATAGAGCATGTGCTTATCAGATTTAAAGATGAAGTCCCAATGCCTAATGAAGTTTTTATATTGGAAGAATCAAAAGATATTCTTGAAGAGCTTCAAATCAGCTACATCCCTTGCCCCGGGCATTCCCAGAGCGATATAGTATATTTGGTTGATAATTATGCCATTACGGGGGATGTGGTATTAAGGGATATTTTTCAAACACCGCTTCTTGATATTGATATTTCAAACTTTATGGACAGGTTTCAAAATTACAGGGAGTTTTGTAACACTATTGAAAAATTAAAAAATATTGAAACGATGACCTTTTTACCTGGGCACAGAGAATATATAGACAGTGTGGATGAAAGAATAATTTTTTATATTAGCAAACTTTTAGAGAGAGCAAGTTTAATTAAGGATGATTTGAGAAATAAAGGGATTTCATTTGTGCTAAGAAAGCTTGTGGATGATTTAAAGCTTAATCCTTTAAAAGCATATTTAAAGCTTTCAGAGGTAGTGTTTATTAATGATTTTCTTTCCGAGCCGGAAATTATGTTAAGTGTCCTTGATAGAGTTAATCTTTTGGATACCTTAAAAGATAATTTGGCTAAATTATTTAAAGGGAGTTAATATGGAATATAAATTTTTTGAAATTACTAAAGATGGAAAAGTCTGCCTTGTAAAGTTTAACAATGCATCAAAGATGAATGCACTTAATTGGCATTTTTGGGAAGAATTACCGCTACTGGTAGATGAAATTGAGAATGATAAAGAAGTAACCGTTACTGTGTTTTACTCTGATGCAAAAGATTTTTCAATTGGGCTTGATATATTTGACTTTGGAGAAAAGTTTCAGGATTTAATTTTTTCTAACGATAAAGAAAAGCTTTATGAAACTATAAAAGTTATGCAAAAAGGGATGGATAAGATTGAGCAAGGGAAAAAGGTATATATCTCCGCGATAAACGGATATTGTATTGGTGGAGCTTTGGATTTTATTGCTGCTTGTGATTTGAGGTTTTGTTCGGAAGATGCAATATTTTCTTTAAGGGAAACAAAGCTTGGCATAGTTGCCGATATGGGCTCATTGCAAAGGTTACCTTTTATTATAGGGTTTGGGAATCTTAAATATCTTGCTTTCACCGGTAAAGACTTTAATGCGAGAAAAGCTTACGATATCTCTTTGATTAATGAGATTTTTGAAAAAGAGAAACTTTTTGATGAGACTTTGAAGATTGCCAAAGAGATTGCTGACAATCCTTATGAAACAGTTGCCGGATGCAAATATATCATTAACAACATAATAAAGGATGATATAGCAAAATCTCTTGAGGATGTAGCCATGTTTAATAAAGAAAATCTTAATTTTATGAAAGTGATATCCAGATTTACAGAAAATCGTAAAGGAGGACGTAAATGATTAAAGTTGAATACAAAGAAAATCTTGCATATTTGGTATTAGATAACGGTGAAAATAAACAAAATATAGAATTTGCCGAAAATATGCTTGCGGCTCTTAATGAAATTGAGGAAAATAAAAATGTAGATGTCCTTATTATAACTTCAAGTGACGAAAAGAATTTTTCTCAAGGGGTCGATTTAAATTTTCTAATGGAAAAATTTTCTACAAAGGATTATGAGAGTGTCAAAGTCTTTATGCATAAGATGAATGAGGTATTTAAGAAACTTTTGATGTTTCCAATACCTGTAATTGCAGAGATTACCGGACATGCGTTCGGAAACGGTGCCTTGCTTGCTTGTGCATGTGATTTTAGATTTATGAGGAATGACAGAGGATTTTTTTGTTTCCCTGAAGTAGATGTAAATATTCCTTTTTTGCCTTCAATGGTTGAGTATGCCAAAAAGGCGGTTGGATTTCAGACTTTGGAGATGATGCTTTTGACAGGCAGAAGATTAACGGCAAAAGAGGCAGAGGCTTATGGCATCTTGAAAAGTTATGATGATGTTAAATCACTCAAAGAGGGTGTCTTTGAATTTGCTAAAAAAATGAAAAAGGGGAGAAATATTTACAAAGAGCTCAAACTCAGACTGCATAAAGATATTTTGAATAGCTTTGAAGAGGATAAAAAATATATAGATAATCTTCTTATCTACTATCCGTAGATTAAATAAAGGTTGAGTGAGGAATTAAATAATTTCTTGCTCAACTTCATTTTGTTTGTTTGACAGAATTTACTTTTAATAATAAAATTGCTTATGAAGTTTAATAAAAAAATAAGTTTTATTTCATATCTTATTCGCTATTTTATAATTATCTTGTCATTGGCAAGTATTGTCGTGATGGTATCATTAATTTTATTCTCAAATTATCAATTTAAAGAAAATATAGAATCTACAAAAAGTGATTACCTTGAATATCAAAAAAAGATAACAAAAAGCAAAGTTATGGATGTCATAGAGAATATAAACTTTGCAGTCTCAAAAAGCAGTAGTAAGGCAAAAAAAATAGTAAAATACCAGACTGATATGTCTGTAGAAGTCGCTAAAAATATATATCAAAAAAATATTGGACTTTATGGCCCGGAAGTAGTTAAGCAGATTATTAAAGAATCTCTCAGAGAAATTAGATACAATGATGGCAGAGGGTATACGTTTATACTTGATTTAAATGGCAACGAAATCTTAAATGGGGACAGAACTGAATTGGAAGGTAAAAATTTGTTACGTTATCCTGATCAAAAAGTTGTAAAGGTTGTTCAGGATATGATTAAAATTGCCAAAAAAGATGGGGAAGGATTTTATACATATAAATGGACAAAGCCTGGAAAAGAAGGGGGAGACTTTACTAAAATATCGTATGTTAAACTAATTCCTGAGCTTGGATGGATTGTCGGAACTGGCGAGTACCTTGAAGATATAATCGAAGATGCAAAAAAGGATGTGCTGGCAAAAGCAGGAAATATTAGATTTGGAAAATCAGGATATATATTTATTTTTGATTTTGACGGAAAATATTTAGCTCATATAAAGAGTGAATTGATAGGCAAATCAAGATTTTGGTATGTTGATAAGAACGGAGTAAATGTCGGTGAAGAATTACTCAAATTGTCTTTAATGCCTGACGGAGGATTTTTAAGCTATTACTGGCTAAGGGGGCAGGATGAGTATGCTAAAAAAATTGCTTATGCAAAAGCTTATCCCGAATGGAAGTGGGTTATTTGTGCAGGTCTTTTTGAAGATGAAGTGTCTGAAATAATAAACAATAAAAGCGTAGAATTTAATGAAAGTTTAAGCAGGCAGCTATTTTTCATTTTATTTATAGTTTTAAGTATTCTATCTTTATTTTATGTCTTTACATATTTTTATGCCAGGCTTTTAAGAAAAGATAAAAATAAGATATTAAGCCTTATACAGGATAATGCAGAAATAAACACTCTAAATTTTAAATTTAGTGAATTTGAAAATATAGCCGAACAAATTATCAAATATAAATCTGAAATTCACGAAATGAAAGAGCTGCTGTTTAAAAAGAATGAAGAATATAAAAATTTGATAGAATTTTTGCCTTTACCTGTAACGATAACAGCGGACGAAAAATTTGTGTTTATTAATAAAGAAGCTGAAAAGTTGTTAAATATCAAAAAAGAAGATGTCGAAAAATATAGTCCCGATTTTTTTGTTTATAGTGATAAAAGTTGCTATAAGGCTCTCATAAATTCTAAAGAAAATATAGTGAATAGGACACTTTTTGTTCGAAATTTGAACGGTGATATTATTGAAGTCGATGTTACTTCTGCCAAAGTTATTTATGAAGGTATGAATGCTTCACTTTGCATTTTTAAGGATATATCTGAGATTAAAAATGCGTATGAGCAAATTAAAAAGGATAAAGAATTAATATACAATGTATTGGAAAATATTAGCGATGCCGTAATAGTAATGGGTAAGGATTATAATATTACTATGTTAAACAGCTACGCGAAAGAATTGAGCAGTAATAATAATTGCCAATATTTTTATGATTGCTTTAAGATTTATGAAGACGAAAAGATGATGTCAGAGCAAATCGTTAAGTCTGCTTATAGTGATGAGGATTTGTCCTGGATTTTGGGGAAGACTTTTTTACTTAAAGGGAAGCATGAATTGATTGTTTCAATCTCATTATCAAGAATTTATAATAATAGCGGGGGAGTAGATACCGTTGTTGCAGTCTTGAGAGACTTAACAGAAGTTATTAATAATGAAAGGACTATAAATCAAATCTCAAGGATAGAATCTCTTGGTCAGCTCGCCGGCGGTATTGCACATAATTTTAACAATGTATTAGCTGCTGTGTTAAATTCAATGGAAATAATAAAATTGCAATTGAATGACAAACCAGAACTTTTATCTTTGATTGGTGATGTCAAAGAGACTGTAAACAAGGCTAAATCTATTACAAATCAGCTTATCACATTTTCAAAGGGTGGTGAGCCGGTAAAGGCTAATTTTAATATTAATAAAACTGTAAGTGAAGTTTTAAAGGTTGTTTTATCAGGCCAAAGTGTAATAACAAAGATAAACCTTTATTATAAACCGCTCTTTGTATTTGGTGATGAGGGGCAGATAAGCCAGGTTATTCAAAATATATTAATCAATGCATTACATGCAATTGATAAAGAAAATGGAATTGTAAGGGTGTTTACAAGATACAGTGAGTTTAAAAAGGACACTCTTGTCGGAGATATTTTTGTTAAAAAAGGAAGATATGCAGAAATTGTCATCGAGGATAATGGATCAGGAATCGATGATAAGATTAAAGATAAAATATTTGATGCTTACTTTACAACAAAACAAAACGGGACAGGGCTCGGGCTTTCCTCTTCACTGAGTATAATAAATAAACACAACGGCTTTATTACTTTTAAAAGTAAAGTAAATATTGGCACTACATTTATTTTATACCTACCTATATCCGAAAGTGAAGGATTATATGACGTTGAGCTAAAGGAAGATCTTTTTGTAGCATTTAATGGTATTTTGATTATGGATGATGAAAAAGTAGTTAGAAACAGTTTGGCTATTATGCTTAAAGATTTTTCAAAAAGAATATTCCAAAGCTCCGATGGAAATGAAGCAATATCGATATTGGAAAAGAATAAAGATATTATAGATGTGGCTGTTTTGGATTTGACTATTCCTGGTAAAATGGGCGGAGCCGAATGTGTCAAAATATTGAAGGGCTTGAACCCTGACTTACTGTGTATTGTGAGCTCCGGTTATTCCGATGATCCTGTCCTTGCCAATTTTAGAGAGTATGGATTTGATGCTGTCTTGGCAAAACCTTATACGCTGGAATCACTTAAAAAGCTGTTGTGCCGGCTTACAAAAAGGTGTGAAGAGTAAGTATTTTCATACGGTTAAAAGATTTAAATTATAATTTTCTAAACTTTTGCGGGACGTCCGTCTTTATCCAAATTAACAAACGTAATTTGTGTGGAAAAAGCATGGAACTCTTTTGCTCCTGCCGCAGGTGGCCGTGCAAATACGTTGACCTCGTAAACAACGGAGCTTTTACCTTTTTTAATATTTCTGATATCAAATTTTAAAATACTCCCGTTTTCGACCCTTTTTTTGAAATCGATATCGTTCATTGCGACAGTTACAAATGTGGCGTTGGGAAAGTCCAAGGTAGCAGCCATCCAAGCAAATTCATCAATCCATTTAAGCATTACCCCGCCAAAAAGGTAACCGTGATGATTGAGATGCTCCGGTCTGACAAGCGCATAAGTTTCCATATTTCAACCTTTATCGTTAAAATTGACTACAAAATCTTCAAGTTTTTGAATGGTGCCATTATTTTCGATTATCAGGTCACACCTGTTTCTTAAAAGCACTATTTCACTTTCTGCAGGGTGGTCTTCAATAAAAGCAAGCCCAAGTTTTTCAGCCCTTTTCCTTCTTATTTCAGTATCTGCTTC
Proteins encoded in this window:
- a CDS encoding enoyl-CoA hydratase/isomerase family protein, translated to MEYKFFEITKDGKVCLVKFNNASKMNALNWHFWEELPLLVDEIENDKEVTVTVFYSDAKDFSIGLDIFDFGEKFQDLIFSNDKEKLYETIKVMQKGMDKIEQGKKVYISAINGYCIGGALDFIAACDLRFCSEDAIFSLRETKLGIVADMGSLQRLPFIIGFGNLKYLAFTGKDFNARKAYDISLINEIFEKEKLFDETLKIAKEIADNPYETVAGCKYIINNIIKDDIAKSLEDVAMFNKENLNFMKVISRFTENRKGGRK
- a CDS encoding enoyl-CoA hydratase/isomerase family protein; translation: MIKVEYKENLAYLVLDNGENKQNIEFAENMLAALNEIEENKNVDVLIITSSDEKNFSQGVDLNFLMEKFSTKDYESVKVFMHKMNEVFKKLLMFPIPVIAEITGHAFGNGALLACACDFRFMRNDRGFFCFPEVDVNIPFLPSMVEYAKKAVGFQTLEMMLLTGRRLTAKEAEAYGILKSYDDVKSLKEGVFEFAKKMKKGRNIYKELKLRLHKDILNSFEEDKKYIDNLLIYYP
- a CDS encoding cache domain-containing protein, with product MKFNKKISFISYLIRYFIIILSLASIVVMVSLILFSNYQFKENIESTKSDYLEYQKKITKSKVMDVIENINFAVSKSSSKAKKIVKYQTDMSVEVAKNIYQKNIGLYGPEVVKQIIKESLREIRYNDGRGYTFILDLNGNEILNGDRTELEGKNLLRYPDQKVVKVVQDMIKIAKKDGEGFYTYKWTKPGKEGGDFTKISYVKLIPELGWIVGTGEYLEDIIEDAKKDVLAKAGNIRFGKSGYIFIFDFDGKYLAHIKSELIGKSRFWYVDKNGVNVGEELLKLSLMPDGGFLSYYWLRGQDEYAKKIAYAKAYPEWKWVICAGLFEDEVSEIINNKSVEFNESLSRQLFFILFIVLSILSLFYVFTYFYARLLRKDKNKILSLIQDNAEINTLNFKFSEFENIAEQIIKYKSEIHEMKELLFKKNEEYKNLIEFLPLPVTITADEKFVFINKEAEKLLNIKKEDVEKYSPDFFVYSDKSCYKALINSKENIVNRTLFVRNLNGDIIEVDVTSAKVIYEGMNASLCIFKDISEIKNAYEQIKKDKELIYNVLENISDAVIVMGKDYNITMLNSYAKELSSNNNCQYFYDCFKIYEDEKMMSEQIVKSAYSDEDLSWILGKTFLLKGKHELIVSISLSRIYNNSGGVDTVVAVLRDLTEVINNERTINQISRIESLGQLAGGIAHNFNNVLAAVLNSMEIIKLQLNDKPELLSLIGDVKETVNKAKSITNQLITFSKGGEPVKANFNINKTVSEVLKVVLSGQSVITKINLYYKPLFVFGDEGQISQVIQNILINALHAIDKENGIVRVFTRYSEFKKDTLVGDIFVKKGRYAEIVIEDNGSGIDDKIKDKIFDAYFTTKQNGTGLGLSSSLSIINKHNGFITFKSKVNIGTTFILYLPISESEGLYDVELKEDLFVAFNGILIMDDEKVVRNSLAIMLKDFSKRIFQSSDGNEAISILEKNKDIIDVAVLDLTIPGKMGGAECVKILKGLNPDLLCIVSSGYSDDPVLANFREYGFDAVLAKPYTLESLKKLLCRLTKRCEE
- a CDS encoding MBL fold metallo-hydrolase, with translation MIKKYTVNTPYPVGPVHFYLKNYGKYDVLFDTGPYTDEAKEYLQKTIDLSRLKYTLVTHCHADHYGLIDFIHNNSDSKIILAKSDYLRFARFDDRKRCFLKMVKEYGFNEAELSAIEHVLIRFKDEVPMPNEVFILEESKDILEELQISYIPCPGHSQSDIVYLVDNYAITGDVVLRDIFQTPLLDIDISNFMDRFQNYREFCNTIEKLKNIETMTFLPGHREYIDSVDERIIFYISKLLERASLIKDDLRNKGISFVLRKLVDDLKLNPLKAYLKLSEVVFINDFLSEPEIMLSVLDRVNLLDTLKDNLAKLFKGS
- a CDS encoding acyl-CoA thioesterase: METYALVRPEHLNHHGYLFGGVMLKWIDEFAWMAATLDFPNATFVTVAMNDIDFKKRVENGSILKFDIRNIKKGKSSVVYEVNVFARPPAAGAKEFHAFSTQITFVNLDKDGRPAKV